The Carassius gibelio isolate Cgi1373 ecotype wild population from Czech Republic chromosome B9, carGib1.2-hapl.c, whole genome shotgun sequence genome includes a region encoding these proteins:
- the LOC127964534 gene encoding tumor necrosis factor-inducible gene 6 protein, translating into MIHCGMREMRVLTVVLAVICVLKEAEAWGYKNGILHNSIWLEQAAGVYHRESRKGRYQLTYKEAMAVCKFEGGTLATYDQLEAARQIGFHVCAAGWFDKGRVGYPIVKAGANCGFGKVGIIDYGYRLNKSEKWDVYCYNPGAKECGGVHTDQEKVFSSPGYPEDYQDKQICYWHIRVRYGQRIRLHFLDFDIEEDTDCLSDSLEIYDSYDDVLGFVGRYCGDELPEDFISTGNVMTLKFLSDSSVTGGGFQLQYIAVNSSQLFDNHTDALS; encoded by the exons ATGATCCACTGCGGAATGAGAGAAATGCGCGTGTTAACTGTCGTACTCGCCGTTATATGTGTGCTGAAGGAGGCTGAAGCTTGGGGTTACAAGAATGGAATACTGCACAACTCTATCTGGCTGG AGCAAGCAGCCGGAGTTTACCACCGCGAATCTCGCAAAGGAAGATATCAGCTGACGTACAAGGAAGCCATGGCTGTGTGCAAATTTGAGGGGGGGACTCTTGCGACATATGATCAACTGGAGGCTGCTCGCCAAATTG GGTTCCATGTGTGTGCAGCTGGATGGTTTGACAAAGGACGTGTGGGCTATCCGATTGTGAAAGCTGGTGCCAACTGTGGTTTCGGAAAGGTTGGAATAATTGATTATGGATATCGGCTCAATAAAAGTGAGAAGTGGGATGTCTACTGCTATAACCCCGGGG CAAAGGAGTGTGGAGGCGTTCACACAGATCAGGAGAAGGTTTTCAGTTCTCCTGGATATCCAGAAGACTACCAGGATAAGCAGATTTGCTACTGGCACATTCGTGTGCGTTACGGCCAACGAATCCGCCTGCACTTCCTAGACTTTGACATTGAGGAAGACACAGATTGCCTCAGTGATTCCCTGGAGATCTATGACAGCTATGATGATGTATTAGGCTTTGTTGGAAG ATACTGTGGGGATGAACTTCCAGAGGACTTCATAAGTACAG GAAATGTCATGACTCTGAAGTTCCTTTCTGATTCCTCGGTGACGGGTGGAGGTTTTCAGCTGCAGTACATCGCTGTCAACTCCTCTCAGCTCTTTGACAATCACACTGATGCCTTGTCTTGA